The Molothrus aeneus isolate 106 chromosome 15, BPBGC_Maene_1.0, whole genome shotgun sequence genome includes a region encoding these proteins:
- the NEUROG1 gene encoding neurogenin-1: MPAEAPGSGEGAEPGAPRERRRRRGRARARTEALLHTLKRSRRVKANDRERNRMHHLNAALDELRSVLPTFPDDTKLTKIETLRFAYNYIWALSETLRLAEQCLPPPPAFRGAAAPPSPGSDAGSWLSSASPSAPSLCASASGPSSPATSEDCAYAPADSLRGFRGLPAGPGAPLR, translated from the coding sequence ATGCCCGCCGAGGCGCCCGGCAGCGGCGAGGGCGCGGAGCCCGGCGCTCCGCGGGAGCGGCGGAGACGGCGCGGCCGTGCGCGGGCGCGGACCGAGGCGCTGCTGCACACGCTGAAGCGCAGCCGGCGGGTCAAGGCCAACGACCGGGAGCGGAACCGCATGCACCACCTCAACGCCGCCCTGGACGAGCTCCGCAGCGTCCTGCCCACCTTCCCCGACGACACCAAGCTCACCAAGATCGAGACCCTGCGCTTCGCCTACAACTACATCTGGGCCCTCTCCGAGACCCTCCGCCTGGCCGAGCAGTgcctcccgccgccccccgccttCCGCGGCGCCGCCGcgccccccagccccggcagcgACGCGGGGTCCTGGCTGTCCAGCGCCTCCCCGTCCGCCCCCTCGCTCTGCGCCTCCGCCTCCGGCCCCAGCAGCCCCGCCACCTCCGAGGACTGCGCGTACGCGCCCGCCGACAGCCTAAGGGGCTTCCGCGGGCTGCCCGCCGGCCCGGGCGCGCCCCTCCGCTAG